The following are encoded in a window of Citrobacter freundii genomic DNA:
- the sdhA gene encoding succinate dehydrogenase flavoprotein subunit produces MKLPVREFDAVVIGAGGAGMRAALQISQSGQTCALLSKVFPTRSHTVSAQGGITVALGNTHEDNWEWHMYDTVKGSDYIGDQDAIEYMCKTGPEAILELDHMGLPFSRLDDGTIYQRPFGGQSKNFGGEQAARTAAAADRTGHALLHTLYQQNLKNHTTIFSEWYALDLVKNADGAVVGCTALCIETGEVVYFKARATVLATGGAGRIYQSTTNAHINTGDGVGMAIRAGVPVQDMEMWQFHPTGIAGAGVLVTEGCRGEGGYLLNKHGERFMERYAPNAKDLAGRDVVARSIMIEIREGRGCDGPWGPHAKLKLDHLGKEVLESRLPGILELSRTFAHVDPVKEPIPVIPTCHYMMGGVPTKVTGQALTVNEQGEDVVIPGLFAVGEIACVSVHGANRLGGNSLLDLVVFGRAVGLHLQESIAEQGDLRDATEDEIDASLERLNRWNGNRDGEDPVVIRKALQECMQHNFSVFREGDAMAKGLEELKVIRERLKNARLDDTSSEFNTQRVECLELDNLMETAYATAVSANFRTESRGAHSRFDFPERDDENWLCHSLYLPESESMTRRQVNMEPKLRPAFPPKIRTY; encoded by the coding sequence ATGAAACTGCCAGTCAGAGAATTTGATGCTGTTGTGATTGGTGCCGGTGGCGCAGGTATGCGCGCGGCGCTGCAAATTTCCCAGAGCGGCCAGACCTGTGCGCTGCTCTCCAAAGTGTTCCCAACCCGTTCCCATACCGTTTCCGCGCAGGGTGGCATCACCGTTGCGCTCGGTAATACCCATGAAGATAACTGGGAATGGCACATGTACGACACCGTTAAAGGGTCGGATTACATTGGTGATCAGGACGCGATTGAATATATGTGTAAGACCGGCCCGGAAGCGATTCTGGAACTGGACCATATGGGCCTGCCGTTCTCGCGTCTTGACGATGGCACTATCTATCAACGTCCGTTTGGTGGCCAGTCGAAAAACTTCGGCGGCGAGCAGGCGGCACGTACTGCAGCAGCAGCTGACCGTACCGGTCATGCGCTGTTGCACACGCTGTATCAGCAGAACCTGAAAAACCATACCACCATTTTCTCTGAGTGGTACGCGCTGGATCTGGTGAAAAACGCCGATGGCGCAGTGGTCGGCTGTACCGCCCTGTGTATCGAAACCGGTGAAGTGGTTTACTTCAAAGCCCGCGCCACCGTGCTGGCAACCGGCGGCGCAGGCCGTATTTACCAGTCTACCACCAACGCGCATATCAATACCGGTGACGGCGTTGGCATGGCAATCCGTGCCGGTGTACCGGTGCAGGATATGGAAATGTGGCAGTTCCACCCAACCGGTATCGCCGGGGCAGGGGTTCTGGTCACTGAAGGTTGCCGTGGTGAAGGCGGTTACCTGCTGAACAAACACGGTGAGCGCTTTATGGAGCGTTATGCCCCGAATGCGAAAGACCTGGCGGGTCGTGACGTGGTGGCGCGTTCTATCATGATCGAAATCCGTGAAGGTCGTGGCTGTGACGGTCCATGGGGCCCACACGCCAAGCTGAAACTCGACCATCTGGGTAAAGAGGTTCTTGAGTCCCGTCTGCCGGGCATCCTTGAACTCTCCCGTACCTTTGCTCACGTTGACCCGGTGAAAGAACCTATCCCGGTTATCCCAACCTGCCACTACATGATGGGCGGCGTGCCGACCAAAGTGACCGGCCAGGCGCTGACCGTGAACGAGCAGGGCGAAGACGTGGTGATTCCTGGGCTGTTTGCGGTGGGCGAAATCGCCTGCGTATCGGTTCACGGCGCCAACCGTCTGGGCGGCAACTCGCTGCTGGATCTGGTGGTGTTCGGTCGTGCGGTGGGTCTGCATCTGCAGGAATCTATCGCCGAGCAGGGTGACCTTCGCGATGCAACAGAAGACGAGATTGATGCTTCTCTGGAACGACTGAACCGCTGGAACGGCAACCGTGACGGCGAAGATCCTGTGGTCATCCGTAAAGCGCTGCAGGAATGTATGCAGCATAACTTCTCGGTATTCCGTGAAGGTGACGCGATGGCGAAGGGTCTTGAAGAGCTGAAGGTGATTCGCGAGCGCCTGAAAAATGCCCGTCTGGATGATACCTCCAGCGAGTTCAACACCCAGCGAGTTGAGTGTCTGGAGTTGGATAATCTGATGGAAACTGCTTACGCCACGGCGGTGTCTGCAAACTTCCGTACCGAAAGCCGTGGCGCGCATAGCCGCTTCGACTTCCCGGAACGTGACGATGAAAACTGGCTGTGCCATTCCCTGTACCTGCCAGAATCGGAATCCATGACACGACGTCAGGTCAACATGGAACCGAAACTGCGCCCGGCATTCCCGCCGAAGATTCGTACTTATTAA
- a CDS encoding AbrB family transcriptional regulator encodes MPVLQWAALFVLSLLLSLLFLFIHLPGPLLLGSMIVGILFSLRGIALHPPRCTFLVAQAILGCMIAQNLTGSIFTTLAAHWPVVIAILLATLISSTAIGWLLVRYSKLPGNTGAWGSSPGGAAAMVAMAQEYGADIRLVAFMQYLRVLLVVGAAALVTRLVMGDRAQAVSEQMVWFPPLSSNLFSTLLLAVVAGTAGRLLRIPSGVMLLPMLAGALLNAGGVMVIELPEWLLAVAYMAIGWQIGLGFDKQIFFMALRPLPQILLSIFSLMAICAAMAWGLAHYMQIDFLTAYLATSPGGVDSVAVIAAGSHADMALIMAMQTLRLFSILLTGPAIARFISAHAPRKPPS; translated from the coding sequence ATGCCTGTTTTGCAGTGGGCCGCATTGTTTGTGCTGTCATTACTTCTTTCCCTGCTCTTTTTGTTTATCCATCTCCCGGGACCGCTACTGCTCGGTTCAATGATCGTTGGCATATTGTTCAGTTTGCGTGGCATTGCCCTGCACCCGCCTCGCTGTACCTTTCTTGTTGCGCAGGCCATTCTCGGCTGCATGATTGCGCAAAACCTCACCGGCTCCATTTTTACAACGCTGGCGGCACACTGGCCGGTGGTGATTGCCATCCTGCTGGCGACCCTTATCTCCAGCACCGCAATAGGCTGGCTGTTGGTTCGCTACAGTAAGCTGCCGGGCAATACCGGCGCGTGGGGATCTTCACCTGGCGGCGCGGCGGCAATGGTTGCGATGGCCCAGGAATATGGCGCCGATATCCGTCTGGTGGCGTTTATGCAGTATCTGCGGGTGCTATTGGTGGTTGGCGCTGCGGCACTGGTCACCCGACTGGTAATGGGCGATCGGGCGCAAGCGGTCAGCGAGCAAATGGTCTGGTTTCCGCCGCTGAGCAGCAATTTGTTCAGCACCCTGTTGCTGGCCGTGGTGGCTGGTACTGCCGGACGCTTACTGCGTATACCTTCAGGCGTGATGCTGCTGCCGATGCTGGCTGGCGCGCTGCTGAACGCAGGCGGCGTGATGGTGATTGAACTGCCGGAATGGCTGCTGGCGGTAGCCTATATGGCCATCGGTTGGCAAATTGGTCTCGGTTTTGACAAGCAGATCTTTTTCATGGCGCTGCGCCCGTTGCCACAGATCCTGTTGTCCATTTTTTCACTGATGGCGATTTGCGCCGCTATGGCCTGGGGACTGGCGCATTACATGCAGATAGATTTTCTCACTGCCTATCTGGCGACCAGCCCAGGCGGAGTGGACTCCGTCGCGGTAATTGCCGCAGGGAGCCACGCCGATATGGCGCTGATCATGGCGATGCAAACCCTGCGGCTGTTCAGCATTTTGCTCACCGGGCCGGCCATCGCCCGCTTTATCTCGGCACATGCGCCGAGAAAACCGCCGTCTTAA
- the sdhC gene encoding succinate dehydrogenase cytochrome b556 subunit, with protein sequence MWALFMIRNVKKQRPVNLDLQTIRFPITAIASILHRVSGVITFVAVGILLWLLGTSLSSPEGFLAASSIMNNFFVELILWGILIALAYHAVMGIRHLLMDFGYIEETLEAGTRSAKISFVIIVVLSLLAGVLVW encoded by the coding sequence ATGTGGGCGTTATTCATGATAAGAAATGTGAAAAAACAAAGACCTGTCAATCTGGATCTGCAAACGATTCGGTTCCCAATCACGGCGATAGCGTCCATTCTCCATCGCGTATCTGGAGTGATCACCTTCGTGGCGGTCGGGATACTGTTGTGGTTATTGGGTACCAGCCTTTCCTCCCCTGAAGGTTTCCTCGCAGCGTCTTCCATTATGAATAACTTCTTTGTGGAGTTAATTCTGTGGGGAATTCTGATAGCGCTGGCCTACCACGCCGTCATGGGCATTCGCCATCTGTTGATGGATTTTGGCTACATCGAAGAAACCCTCGAAGCAGGGACGCGTTCTGCCAAAATTTCTTTTGTTATCATTGTCGTGCTTTCACTTCTCGCAGGAGTCCTCGTATGGTAA
- the pxpC gene encoding 5-oxoprolinase subunit PxpC, with protein sequence MLTIIRAGMYTSVQDGGRHGFRQSGISHCGALDKPALNVANLLVGNDANAAALEITLGQLVVEFDADSWFALTGAGCDAHLDGNPVWSGWRLPVKAGQRLTLKRPQHGMRSYLAIAGGIDVPEVMGSCSTDLKVGIGGLEGRLLRDGDRLAVGVSTRRFSGPQGVKQLMWGNRIRALPGPEYHEFDEASQASFWRSPWQLSPQSNRMGYRLQGQPLTRTTDRELLSHGLLPGVVQVPHNGQPIVLMNDAQTTGGYPRIACIIEADMYHLAQIPLGQPIHFVQCSLEEALKARHDQQRYLEQLTWRLNDEN encoded by the coding sequence ATGTTAACTATCATTCGTGCCGGTATGTACACTTCCGTCCAGGACGGCGGTCGTCACGGTTTTCGCCAGTCAGGAATCAGCCACTGTGGGGCGCTGGATAAGCCCGCATTGAACGTTGCCAACCTGCTGGTGGGCAACGATGCAAATGCCGCCGCGCTGGAGATAACGCTCGGCCAGTTGGTTGTGGAGTTTGATGCAGATAGCTGGTTTGCTTTGACCGGCGCGGGGTGTGATGCACATTTAGACGGTAACCCGGTGTGGAGCGGATGGCGACTTCCGGTGAAGGCTGGGCAACGCCTGACGCTAAAACGTCCGCAACATGGCATGCGCAGTTATTTGGCGATAGCGGGTGGCATTGATGTTCCCGAGGTCATGGGGTCGTGCAGCACCGACCTGAAAGTCGGCATCGGCGGTCTGGAAGGACGTCTGTTACGCGATGGCGACAGGCTGGCGGTGGGCGTTTCCACGCGACGGTTCAGCGGACCGCAGGGGGTAAAACAGCTCATGTGGGGGAACCGCATTCGTGCGTTACCCGGACCTGAGTATCATGAGTTTGATGAAGCTTCGCAGGCGTCATTCTGGCGTTCGCCATGGCAACTCAGCCCGCAGAGTAACCGCATGGGGTATCGCCTGCAGGGACAACCGCTAACGCGCACTACCGATCGAGAACTGTTGTCGCACGGTCTGCTTCCCGGCGTGGTGCAGGTGCCGCATAACGGCCAGCCTATTGTGCTGATGAACGACGCCCAGACCACGGGGGGCTATCCACGTATCGCCTGTATCATTGAGGCGGATATGTACCATCTGGCGCAAATTCCCCTCGGCCAGCCAATTCATTTTGTTCAGTGCTCGCTGGAGGAAGCGCTAAAGGCGCGTCACGACCAGCAGCGTTATCTGGAACAATTAACATGGCGACTTAACGATGAAAATTGA
- the sdhD gene encoding succinate dehydrogenase membrane anchor subunit, translating into MVSNASALGRNGVHDFILVRATAIVLTLYIIYMVGFFATSGTLTWEIWTGFFSSAFTKVFTLLALFSILIHAWIGMWQVLTDYVKPLAVRLILQLAIVVALVVYVIYGFVVVWGV; encoded by the coding sequence ATGGTAAGCAACGCCTCCGCATTAGGACGCAACGGCGTACATGACTTCATTCTGGTCCGTGCTACCGCTATCGTTCTGACGTTATACATCATCTATATGGTCGGTTTCTTCGCCACCAGTGGCACGCTGACCTGGGAAATCTGGACCGGTTTCTTCTCATCGGCATTCACCAAAGTCTTCACCCTGCTGGCACTGTTTTCTATCTTGATTCATGCCTGGATTGGCATGTGGCAGGTGTTGACCGACTACGTTAAACCACTGGCCGTGCGCCTGATTCTGCAACTGGCGATTGTCGTTGCACTGGTGGTTTACGTCATTTATGGATTCGTTGTGGTGTGGGGTGTGTAA
- a CDS encoding citrate synthase encodes MADTKAKLTLNGDTAIELDVLKGTLGQDVIDIRSLGSKGMFTFDPGFTSTASCESKITFIDGDEGILLHRGFPIDQLATESNYLEVCYILLYGEKPTQEEYDEFKTTVTRHTMIHEQITRLFHGFRRDSHPMAVMCGVTGALAAFYHDSLDVNNPRHREIAAFRLLSKMPTMAAMCYKYSIGQPFVYPRNDLSYAGNFLNMMFSTPCEKYEVNPILERAMDRILILHADHEQNASTSTVRTAGSSGANPFACIAAGIASLWGPAHGGANEAALKMLEEISSVKHIPEFVRRAKDKNDSFRLMGFGHRVYKNYDPRATVMRETCHEVLKELGTKDDLLEVAMELEHIALNDPYFIEKKLYPNVDFYSGIILKAMGIPSSMFTVIFAMARTVGWIAHWNEMHTDGMKIARPRQLYTGYDKRDFKADIKR; translated from the coding sequence ATGGCTGATACTAAAGCAAAACTCACTCTAAACGGTGATACTGCTATTGAACTGGATGTGCTAAAAGGCACGCTCGGTCAGGACGTTATTGATATTCGTAGCCTTGGCTCAAAAGGCATGTTTACTTTTGACCCAGGTTTCACCTCTACCGCATCCTGCGAATCCAAAATTACGTTCATCGACGGTGACGAAGGTATTTTGCTGCATCGCGGCTTCCCGATTGACCAGTTGGCAACCGAATCTAACTATCTGGAAGTGTGTTATATCCTGCTGTACGGTGAAAAACCGACGCAGGAAGAGTACGACGAGTTCAAAACCACGGTCACTCGCCATACCATGATCCACGAGCAGATCACCCGTCTGTTCCACGGTTTCCGCCGCGACTCCCACCCGATGGCCGTGATGTGCGGTGTCACCGGGGCGCTGGCTGCGTTCTATCACGATTCGCTGGACGTGAATAATCCGCGCCATCGTGAAATTGCCGCCTTCCGTCTGCTGTCCAAAATGCCGACCATGGCCGCAATGTGCTACAAATACTCCATCGGCCAGCCGTTTGTTTACCCGCGCAATGACCTGTCTTACGCCGGTAACTTCCTGAACATGATGTTCTCCACGCCGTGCGAAAAATATGAAGTGAATCCGATCCTGGAACGCGCAATGGACCGTATTCTGATCCTGCACGCCGACCACGAACAGAACGCCTCAACCTCTACCGTACGTACCGCGGGCTCTTCTGGCGCTAACCCGTTTGCCTGTATCGCTGCCGGTATTGCTTCCCTGTGGGGACCGGCACACGGCGGCGCAAACGAAGCTGCACTGAAGATGCTGGAAGAAATCAGCTCGGTTAAACACATTCCTGAATTTGTTCGCCGCGCGAAAGACAAAAATGACTCTTTCCGCCTGATGGGCTTTGGTCACCGTGTTTACAAAAACTATGACCCACGCGCCACCGTGATGCGTGAAACCTGCCATGAAGTGCTGAAAGAACTGGGCACTAAAGATGATCTGCTGGAAGTGGCGATGGAGCTTGAGCACATCGCGCTGAACGACCCGTACTTCATCGAGAAGAAACTGTACCCGAACGTCGACTTCTACTCCGGTATCATTCTGAAAGCGATGGGCATTCCGTCTTCCATGTTCACCGTAATCTTTGCCATGGCGCGTACCGTTGGCTGGATTGCTCACTGGAACGAAATGCACACCGACGGCATGAAAATCGCCCGTCCTCGTCAGCTGTACACCGGCTACGACAAGCGTGATTTTAAGGCTGATATTAAGCGCTAA
- a CDS encoding DUF979 domain-containing protein, which translates to MNFQQSYLYWLAGAVLLIVAVMSWQDKANPRRLTTGLFWGVYGLLFLLGDWTYSLFGDKRTVHIAVGIAVVVLALIAGFGGVKLGSYHQRTQQQREESASRLGNRLFFPALAIPVVTVVGVLMFNHIPGLQNALFGPGNHATLVTLFSMTAGSLIGLAMAVKMTHERAHQPIQEARRLLDSIGWAFILPQILATLGLLFTAAGVGSGISYLTQEYLAVDSRFIAVAVYTIGMALLTMIMGNAFAAFPIVTAGIGIPILVLQHGGNPAVMAAIGMFSGYCGTLMTPMAANFNIVPAALLELPDKNAVIKAQVPTGILLLLVNVFLMYFLMFL; encoded by the coding sequence ATGAATTTTCAGCAAAGCTATCTCTACTGGCTGGCGGGTGCGGTCTTGTTGATTGTGGCCGTGATGTCCTGGCAGGACAAAGCGAACCCCCGGCGTTTAACCACCGGTCTGTTCTGGGGCGTGTATGGTCTACTGTTTTTGCTGGGTGACTGGACCTATTCACTGTTTGGCGATAAACGTACGGTGCATATCGCGGTGGGTATCGCGGTGGTCGTACTGGCGCTGATCGCCGGTTTTGGCGGCGTGAAGCTCGGCAGCTACCATCAACGTACGCAACAACAGCGTGAAGAAAGCGCCAGTCGACTGGGCAACCGGCTGTTTTTCCCGGCGCTGGCGATCCCGGTGGTCACTGTTGTCGGCGTGCTGATGTTCAATCATATTCCGGGTTTACAGAATGCGCTGTTTGGGCCGGGGAATCACGCCACGCTGGTGACGCTGTTTTCAATGACCGCCGGTTCGCTGATTGGTCTGGCAATGGCGGTTAAAATGACCCATGAGCGGGCACATCAGCCGATTCAGGAAGCGCGTCGTTTGCTGGACTCCATCGGCTGGGCGTTCATTCTGCCGCAAATTCTTGCCACGCTCGGACTGCTGTTTACGGCGGCGGGCGTCGGCAGCGGCATTTCGTATCTGACGCAGGAATATCTGGCAGTGGACAGCCGCTTTATTGCGGTAGCGGTATATACCATCGGTATGGCGTTGCTGACCATGATTATGGGTAACGCCTTTGCCGCCTTCCCGATTGTGACCGCCGGGATTGGGATTCCAATTCTCGTCTTGCAGCACGGCGGCAATCCGGCGGTGATGGCGGCAATTGGTATGTTCTCCGGGTATTGCGGAACGCTGATGACGCCGATGGCGGCAAACTTTAACATCGTGCCAGCGGCGCTGCTGGAGCTGCCGGATAAAAATGCGGTGATTAAAGCGCAGGTGCCGACCGGCATCCTGCTGTTGCTGGTGAACGTGTTCCTGATGTATTTCCTGATGTTCCTGTAA
- the pxpB gene encoding 5-oxoprolinase subunit PxpB, producing MQRARCYLLGETAVVLELDPPITLATQKRIWGLAQRLVDAPNVLEVIPGMNNITVTLRNPQTLALDAIERLQRWWEESEALEPESRFIEIPVTYGGKQGPDLADVAQHSGLSEKQAVELHASVDYVVWFLGFQPGFPYLGSLPEQLHTPRRAEPRLIVPAGSVGIGGSQTGIYPLATPGGWQLIGHTAIKLFDPRRDEPILLRPGDTVRFVPQKEGVC from the coding sequence GTGCAGCGAGCGCGTTGTTATCTGTTAGGTGAAACTGCGGTGGTTCTGGAACTGGACCCCCCCATTACGCTGGCGACCCAGAAACGTATTTGGGGTTTGGCTCAGCGCCTGGTTGATGCCCCGAATGTGCTTGAAGTGATCCCGGGTATGAACAATATCACGGTGACGCTGCGTAATCCGCAAACCCTGGCGCTGGATGCCATTGAACGTCTGCAACGCTGGTGGGAGGAGAGTGAAGCACTGGAGCCGGAGTCGCGTTTTATTGAAATTCCGGTGACCTACGGCGGAAAGCAGGGACCGGATCTGGCCGATGTCGCACAACACAGTGGATTAAGCGAAAAGCAGGCCGTTGAATTGCATGCTTCTGTTGACTATGTGGTCTGGTTTTTAGGCTTTCAGCCAGGGTTCCCCTATCTCGGGAGCTTACCGGAACAACTGCATACCCCGCGACGTGCGGAACCGCGTCTGATTGTTCCGGCAGGTTCGGTCGGTATCGGCGGTTCACAAACCGGTATCTACCCGCTCGCCACGCCGGGGGGATGGCAGCTGATAGGGCATACCGCCATTAAGTTGTTTGATCCCCGCCGGGATGAACCCATCCTGTTACGACCAGGAGATACCGTGCGCTTTGTACCGCAGAAGGAGGGAGTATGTTAA
- a CDS encoding DUF969 domain-containing protein, with product MEEVISLWPLTGIAVIVVGFLLRFNPVLVVIIAGIVTGLAAHMPIATILEKLGEGFLNTRNLPFILLIPLAVIGLLERHGLKERAQAWIAKIRSATSGRLLIVYLFIREATAALGLTSLGGHPQMVRPLLAPMAEGAAEKNHGELPGSVRYRLRAMSAATDNVGLFFGEDIFVAFGAIIFMHNFMLESGGIQTEPLHIALWGIPTAICAFLIHGARLWRLDSYLQREVAKANAAAKGEAK from the coding sequence ATGGAAGAGGTAATTTCTCTTTGGCCATTGACGGGGATCGCCGTCATCGTGGTCGGATTTCTTTTACGTTTTAACCCGGTATTGGTGGTTATCATTGCCGGGATCGTCACCGGGTTGGCGGCGCATATGCCGATCGCCACTATCCTCGAAAAACTGGGTGAAGGTTTTCTCAACACCCGCAACCTGCCGTTTATCTTATTGATTCCACTGGCGGTCATCGGTCTGCTGGAGCGCCATGGCCTGAAAGAACGCGCCCAGGCGTGGATCGCGAAAATCCGTAGCGCCACCAGCGGCCGTTTGCTGATTGTCTATCTGTTTATTCGTGAAGCGACCGCCGCGCTGGGACTAACCAGTCTGGGGGGGCATCCGCAAATGGTGCGTCCGCTGCTGGCGCCGATGGCAGAAGGGGCCGCTGAGAAAAATCACGGTGAACTGCCAGGCTCTGTACGCTATCGCCTGCGTGCGATGTCAGCGGCGACCGATAACGTTGGGCTGTTTTTCGGCGAAGATATCTTTGTTGCCTTTGGGGCAATCATCTTCATGCACAACTTTATGCTGGAGTCCGGCGGGATCCAGACCGAGCCGTTGCACATTGCCCTGTGGGGGATCCCAACGGCGATTTGTGCCTTCCTGATCCACGGTGCGCGCTTGTGGCGGCTGGATAGCTATCTGCAACGAGAAGTCGCGAAAGCGAATGCCGCAGCGAAAGGAGAAGCGAAATGA
- the pcp gene encoding pyroglutamyl-peptidase I, translating to MKTVLITGFEPFGGESVNPSWEVVSGLDNAIIAGCRVVARQLPCVFGESLAVLNTAIDTLSPSLVLAVGQAGGRTDITVERVAINVDDARIADNRGQQPVDEPIVADGPAAWFSTLPIKAMVVAMRSAGIPASVSQTAGTFVCNHVMYGLLHKLRDTPTVKGGFIHIPYLPQQAAAHPGAPSMASDTVRRALEIAIVTALQVERDIAVTGGATH from the coding sequence ATGAAAACGGTATTAATCACCGGATTTGAACCCTTTGGCGGCGAGTCAGTTAACCCTTCCTGGGAAGTGGTCTCGGGGCTCGACAATGCTATCATCGCTGGATGCCGCGTCGTGGCGCGCCAACTGCCGTGCGTATTTGGCGAATCTCTGGCAGTGCTCAATACTGCGATTGATACGCTGTCACCGTCGCTGGTGCTGGCGGTCGGTCAGGCCGGAGGTCGTACAGACATCACCGTTGAACGCGTTGCCATCAACGTGGATGATGCGCGTATTGCGGATAACCGTGGCCAGCAACCGGTAGATGAACCGATTGTGGCTGATGGCCCGGCGGCGTGGTTCAGCACACTGCCGATCAAAGCCATGGTGGTGGCCATGCGCAGCGCCGGTATTCCGGCATCGGTTTCGCAAACCGCAGGTACCTTCGTCTGTAACCACGTGATGTATGGGCTGCTGCACAAACTGCGAGATACGCCGACGGTGAAGGGGGGATTCATTCATATCCCTTATCTTCCACAGCAGGCCGCAGCCCATCCCGGTGCGCCAAGTATGGCGAGTGATACGGTGCGTCGCGCGCTGGAAATTGCCATCGTCACGGCGTTACAGGTGGAGCGCGATATCGCCGTGACGGGCGGTGCAACACATTAA
- the pxpA gene encoding 5-oxoprolinase subunit PxpA — MKIDLNADLGEGCANDAVLLQLVSSANIACGFHAGDAQTMLASVREALKNDVAVGAHPSFPDRENFGRSAMTLPVDTVYAQTLYQIGALAAITRAEGGVMRHVKPHGMLYNQAARDPQLADAIARAVHACDPSLVLVGLAGSELIRAGEHYGLQTRQEVFADRGYQADGSLVPRSQPGALIEDEEQALAQTLQMVQSGRVKSQTGEWANVTAQTVCIHGDGEHALAFARRLRSAFNACNIEISA, encoded by the coding sequence ATGAAAATTGATCTGAATGCAGACCTCGGTGAAGGCTGCGCAAATGATGCCGTGCTGCTGCAACTGGTGTCTTCTGCCAACATTGCCTGCGGATTTCACGCCGGCGATGCGCAAACCATGCTGGCAAGCGTGCGTGAAGCGTTAAAAAATGACGTAGCAGTGGGGGCGCATCCCAGTTTTCCGGATCGGGAAAACTTCGGCCGTAGCGCCATGACCCTACCCGTCGACACGGTTTACGCCCAGACGCTGTATCAAATCGGTGCGCTGGCGGCGATAACCCGGGCGGAAGGTGGCGTGATGCGCCACGTCAAACCGCACGGCATGTTGTACAACCAGGCCGCCAGGGATCCACAGTTAGCCGATGCCATCGCCAGGGCGGTGCATGCCTGCGATCCGTCGCTGGTGCTGGTGGGGCTGGCGGGTAGCGAACTGATTCGGGCCGGCGAGCATTATGGTCTGCAGACGCGTCAGGAGGTGTTTGCCGATCGCGGCTATCAGGCGGATGGCAGTCTGGTTCCGCGTAGTCAGCCGGGGGCGCTGATTGAAGACGAAGAGCAGGCGTTGGCGCAAACCTTACAAATGGTGCAGTCCGGGAGAGTAAAAAGCCAAACCGGAGAATGGGCCAACGTCACGGCACAGACGGTCTGTATTCATGGTGATGGTGAGCACGCACTCGCTTTTGCCCGCCGTTTGCGCAGCGCGTTTAATGCATGCAATATTGAAATTAGCGCATAA
- the nei gene encoding endonuclease VIII, translated as MPEGPEIRRAADTLEAAVKSKPLTDVWFAFEQLKPYQSQLIGQRITQLETRGKALLTHFSNGLTLYSHNQLYGVWRVVDTGNIPETTRVLRVRLQTADKTILLYSASDIEILTPEQLTTHPFLQRVGPDVLDLHLTPAEVKTRLLSPRFRNRQFSGLLLDQAFLAGLGNYLRVEILWQVGLTGQHKASQLSEQQLDALAQALLDIPRLSYNTRGLADENKHHGALFRFKVFHRDGEACERCGGIIEKTMLSSRPFYWCPGCQK; from the coding sequence ATGCCTGAAGGCCCGGAGATCCGCCGCGCGGCGGATACCCTGGAGGCGGCAGTCAAAAGCAAACCGTTGACGGATGTCTGGTTTGCCTTTGAGCAGTTAAAACCGTATCAATCTCAACTGATTGGGCAGCGTATTACCCAGCTCGAAACGCGGGGTAAAGCCTTACTCACCCACTTTTCCAATGGTCTGACGTTATATAGCCATAATCAACTGTACGGCGTCTGGCGGGTAGTGGATACGGGGAATATCCCGGAGACTACCCGCGTGTTGCGCGTCAGGTTGCAAACCGCCGATAAAACTATCCTGCTCTATAGCGCGTCGGATATCGAAATACTGACGCCAGAACAGCTCACTACCCACCCCTTCCTGCAGCGGGTAGGGCCGGACGTGCTGGATCTGCACTTAACACCCGCTGAAGTCAAAACGCGTCTGCTGTCACCGCGTTTTCGCAATCGGCAGTTTTCCGGCCTGCTGCTGGATCAGGCGTTTCTCGCGGGATTGGGTAACTACCTGCGGGTAGAGATCCTCTGGCAGGTTGGGCTGACGGGTCAACATAAAGCGTCGCAGCTGAGCGAACAACAGTTGGACGCGCTGGCGCAGGCGCTGCTCGATATTCCGCGTTTATCCTATAACACTCGTGGACTGGCTGATGAGAATAAGCATCACGGGGCACTGTTTCGCTTTAAAGTCTTTCACCGCGACGGTGAAGCCTGCGAGCGATGCGGCGGGATTATTGAAAAAACGATGCTGTCGTCAAGACCATTTTACTGGTGTCCGGGTTGTCAGAAATAA